In Aureibaculum algae, the following are encoded in one genomic region:
- a CDS encoding TfoX/Sxy family protein — MAYDEHLGERINEILKTKNVSFNSKKMMGGLIFMVNEKMTCGIHIDKKYGDSLLMAKIGMEAYEEEIKKEVCLPMDFTGRPMKGYIFITPSGFDLDADLEYWIDKALDFNKIKK; from the coding sequence ATGGCATACGATGAGCATTTAGGTGAACGAATCAATGAAATATTGAAAACTAAAAACGTTTCATTTAATAGTAAAAAAATGATGGGTGGCTTAATTTTTATGGTCAACGAAAAAATGACATGCGGTATCCATATAGATAAGAAATATGGAGATAGTTTGTTGATGGCTAAAATTGGTATGGAAGCTTATGAAGAAGAAATTAAAAAAGAGGTATGTCTACCAATGGACTTTACGGGAAGACCAATGAAAGGGTATATTTTTATAACTCCAAGTGGTTTTGATCTGGATGCTGATTTAGAATATTGGATTGATAAAGCTTTAGATTTTAATAAAATTAAGAAATAG
- a CDS encoding translocation/assembly module TamB domain-containing protein, producing MVVSVVLLSLPIVQTKLAKIVTNSLNKTYNTNIVVQKVDLSYLGNVKLKGVQIDDHHNDTLIYVNEISTSVFSYKNILDNKLEFGEVDVSGLYMHMKTYNGEEQDNLSVFIDKFDSKDSKPSTTPFLLTSSKLNIDNANFYLFDKNKQEDAIVYYKNIIGIVDDFKIEGPKVYANVRRVSLVENHGIEVKQLTSNFIYTKTKMTFDTTYLETKNSNVSADFTFNYNREDLADFNNRVQIDAVVTKAEVSLIDLNKFYSEIGLNDKVNFTTNLKGTLNDFKLTSFELESNRKSIINGHFHFKNAINKENGFSLTANINELTSNYENLKIILPNLLGENLPPAVGKLGRFSVTGQSFITTTLMNADVIVKTDLGKIITNLKMTDINDINNAKYIGEIEFVDLEFGKIIQDSLVGKLSLIADIKGKGFTLDHINTSINGNIFKHQYKGYTYNDIDINGVFKNKHFNGSLVSKDENLQMSFTGLADLSKKVYDFDFVADVEYSDFNKLNLFKRDSMAILKGKIDIKLRGNSLDNIAGEINFSNASYTNQNDNYFFTDFKVASEFQDSIRVVTINSTDIIEGKIKGIFKYNEIGKLATNSFAGIYANYTPAVVTKGQFIDFNFKIYNKIVDVFFPEVKIGANSTIKGVISSDSDQFELTVKSPHIDAYDNLIENIRLQIDNKNPIYNTLLSVDEIKTKYYNVADVNLVNVTLNDTLFFRTDFVGGKDLKEKYDLSFYHTINENNKSVVGLKKSNIVFKENNWAINPTNNNQNKIVFDKGFNTFAFDKFTVSHEDQIIDMAGIINGKSNKDLTLNLKNVDLNGITPYIDGFVMKGLVNGKVNYKQMNGESFPLANVSINDFYINDIKQGNLFITAQGDNSIDQYHVAARLTNDRFDVFVADGEIDFSVEQPTILANYNFYEFNINSFSDLGKDVLTNIRGKIKGNGTVSGLLENPDFNGTLTLDNAGLKIPYLNVDFDIANNSKVELSNRTFKFLPTTITDIDKNTTGSLYGSIIHYKFKKWYLNLNIDTDNLLVLNTVEDEDVQYYGTAFMDGTASIKGYTDQLTINVEGATMPGTEFIVPLSDVSTIGDSGLINFVTLAENGVDKNKREEVIFDKLKGLNLNFDLEVRDNAIAEIVIDKNTGSILRGSGNGYMGIEINTNGKFVINGVYVITNGIYEFRNIVNKDFIVQPGGQVIWNGNPFDAFLNIKGIYKTKANPSVLLDNIDQSSNRKIDVNLIAKITGQLLNSDIDFDIELVNQNSSINSELDFKLSNEDAKMTQFFSLLMANSFMPLSDGNLNFDGNAALTGNLSEKIAKVLSGILKSKGDKFELGVTYDIASKNDVRSYDLSDQLGVSFSSTIADRLIVNGKVGVPVSTNTQQNNIVGEVEVELPLNEEGTLRAKAYTRQNDIEYDVTDVEGYTHGIGLSWRVDYDNTKELVDKLLQRSDRGKQKKKVKDSLKAEKKLINIGARKKDSIPSKVKN from the coding sequence GTGGTCGTATCTGTTGTTCTACTTTCGCTACCTATAGTTCAAACTAAACTTGCCAAAATTGTTACCAACAGTTTAAATAAAACCTATAACACCAATATTGTTGTTCAAAAAGTAGATTTATCTTATTTGGGCAATGTTAAATTAAAAGGAGTTCAAATTGACGATCATCATAATGATACTTTAATTTATGTAAATGAAATTTCTACATCAGTTTTTAGTTATAAAAATATTTTAGATAATAAACTTGAATTTGGTGAAGTTGATGTTTCAGGCCTTTATATGCATATGAAGACCTATAATGGTGAAGAACAAGATAACTTATCTGTTTTTATTGATAAGTTTGATAGTAAGGATTCAAAACCATCAACAACCCCCTTTTTATTAACTTCTTCCAAGTTAAATATTGACAATGCTAATTTTTATTTATTTGATAAAAATAAGCAGGAAGATGCGATTGTGTATTATAAGAATATAATAGGGATTGTAGATGATTTTAAAATTGAAGGACCAAAAGTTTATGCAAACGTAAGGAGGGTTTCTCTGGTAGAAAATCATGGTATTGAAGTTAAACAATTGACTTCAAATTTTATTTATACCAAAACTAAAATGACGTTTGACACTACCTATTTGGAAACAAAGAACTCTAACGTAAGTGCAGATTTTACTTTTAACTATAATCGGGAAGATTTAGCAGATTTTAATAATAGGGTACAAATCGATGCTGTAGTTACGAAAGCGGAAGTATCACTAATTGATTTGAATAAGTTTTATAGTGAAATAGGATTAAATGATAAGGTCAATTTTACTACTAATTTAAAAGGAACTTTAAACGATTTTAAACTGACAAGCTTTGAATTAGAGTCAAATAGAAAGTCCATAATTAATGGACATTTTCATTTTAAAAATGCGATAAATAAAGAAAATGGTTTTTCATTAACTGCTAATATCAATGAGCTTACATCGAACTATGAAAATTTAAAGATAATATTACCTAATCTTTTAGGTGAAAATTTACCACCAGCAGTGGGTAAATTAGGTAGGTTTAGTGTAACTGGTCAATCATTCATAACTACTACCTTAATGAATGCTGATGTTATTGTTAAAACAGATTTGGGTAAAATTATTACCAATTTAAAAATGACAGATATCAATGACATAAATAATGCTAAATATATTGGTGAAATTGAATTTGTAGATTTAGAATTTGGTAAAATAATACAAGATAGTCTTGTAGGTAAATTATCATTAATTGCAGATATAAAAGGCAAAGGCTTTACCTTAGATCATATTAATACTTCCATAAATGGTAATATTTTTAAACATCAATATAAGGGGTATACCTATAATGATATTGATATTAATGGAGTGTTTAAAAACAAACATTTTAATGGAAGTTTAGTTTCTAAAGATGAAAATTTACAAATGAGTTTTACAGGTTTGGCAGATTTATCCAAAAAAGTATATGATTTTGATTTTGTTGCAGATGTGGAGTATTCAGATTTTAATAAACTCAATCTATTTAAAAGAGATTCCATGGCAATCCTTAAGGGAAAAATAGATATAAAATTGCGAGGAAATTCTTTAGACAATATTGCGGGTGAAATAAACTTTTCTAATGCTTCCTATACCAATCAAAACGATAATTACTTTTTTACTGACTTTAAAGTTGCGTCAGAATTTCAGGATAGTATAAGGGTTGTAACTATTAACTCCACTGATATTATAGAAGGTAAAATAAAAGGGATCTTTAAGTATAATGAAATAGGAAAACTAGCAACAAATTCATTTGCTGGTATTTATGCTAATTATACACCTGCTGTTGTAACAAAAGGGCAATTTATCGATTTCAATTTTAAAATTTATAATAAGATTGTTGATGTATTCTTTCCAGAGGTGAAAATAGGGGCTAATTCAACTATTAAAGGGGTAATTAGTTCTGATTCTGACCAATTTGAACTGACAGTGAAATCACCACACATCGATGCCTATGACAATCTTATTGAAAACATTAGATTACAAATTGATAATAAAAATCCAATTTATAACACGCTATTAAGTGTCGATGAAATCAAAACTAAATATTATAATGTTGCAGATGTAAACTTGGTAAATGTAACTTTGAATGACACACTATTTTTTAGAACAGATTTTGTTGGTGGTAAAGATTTAAAGGAAAAGTATGATCTAAGTTTTTATCATACAATTAATGAGAATAATAAATCGGTTGTAGGTTTAAAAAAATCAAATATTGTTTTTAAAGAAAACAACTGGGCCATAAACCCAACGAACAATAATCAAAATAAAATTGTATTTGACAAGGGGTTTAACACCTTTGCTTTCGATAAGTTTACGGTTTCTCATGAAGATCAAATTATTGATATGGCCGGTATTATTAATGGCAAAAGCAATAAAGACCTTACGTTGAATTTAAAAAATGTAGATTTAAATGGCATAACGCCATATATTGATGGCTTTGTGATGAAAGGCTTAGTGAATGGAAAAGTTAATTACAAACAAATGAACGGAGAGTCTTTTCCGTTGGCCAATGTTTCCATTAATGACTTTTATATAAATGATATAAAGCAAGGTAATCTTTTTATAACCGCACAAGGAGACAACTCCATTGATCAATATCATGTTGCAGCAAGATTAACAAATGACCGATTTGATGTTTTTGTTGCCGATGGTGAAATTGATTTTTCAGTAGAACAACCTACAATTCTTGCCAATTATAATTTTTACGAGTTTAACATAAATTCTTTTAGCGATTTAGGGAAAGATGTACTAACCAATATAAGAGGTAAGATAAAAGGAAATGGAACCGTTTCTGGGTTACTTGAGAATCCTGATTTTAATGGGACACTAACCTTAGATAACGCGGGTCTAAAAATACCCTATTTAAATGTTGATTTTGATATTGCTAATAATTCTAAAGTAGAATTAAGTAACAGAACATTTAAATTTTTACCAACAACAATTACCGATATAGATAAGAATACTACCGGTAGTTTATACGGCAGTATCATTCATTATAAGTTCAAAAAATGGTATTTAAATTTAAATATTGATACTGATAATTTATTGGTTTTAAATACTGTTGAAGACGAAGATGTACAATATTACGGAACAGCCTTTATGGATGGAACAGCTAGTATTAAAGGGTATACAGATCAATTAACGATTAATGTAGAAGGAGCAACGATGCCTGGTACCGAGTTTATTGTTCCGCTAAGCGATGTTTCTACTATTGGAGATTCGGGTTTAATTAATTTTGTAACCTTAGCAGAAAACGGGGTAGATAAAAACAAACGTGAAGAAGTCATTTTTGATAAACTAAAAGGATTAAACCTAAATTTTGATTTAGAAGTTAGAGATAATGCTATTGCAGAGATTGTTATTGACAAAAATACTGGTAGTATTTTAAGGGGTAGTGGAAATGGCTATATGGGAATTGAAATAAATACAAATGGTAAATTTGTTATCAATGGTGTTTATGTAATTACAAATGGTATTTATGAATTTAGAAATATTGTAAATAAAGACTTTATAGTACAACCTGGTGGACAAGTTATTTGGAATGGAAATCCATTTGATGCTTTTTTGAACATAAAAGGAATCTATAAAACAAAGGCAAATCCTTCTGTTTTATTAGATAATATAGACCAAAGTTCTAACAGGAAAATAGATGTGAATCTGATAGCGAAAATAACAGGGCAACTGTTAAACTCGGATATAGATTTTGATATAGAACTGGTAAATCAAAATTCAAGTATTAATTCAGAATTAGATTTTAAACTAAGTAATGAAGATGCAAAAATGACCCAATTTTTCTCTTTATTAATGGCTAATTCTTTTATGCCTTTAAGTGATGGTAATTTAAATTTTGATGGAAATGCAGCTTTAACTGGTAATTTGTCAGAGAAAATAGCGAAGGTACTTTCAGGTATTTTAAAGTCAAAAGGAGACAAGTTTGAATTGGGAGTAACTTATGATATTGCAAGTAAAAATGATGTAAGGTCATACGATTTAAGTGATCAATTAGGGGTTTCTTTTTCAAGTACAATTGCAGATAGGCTTATTGTTAACGGTAAAGTTGGGGTGCCTGTGAGTACGAATACCCAACAGAATAATATTGTAGGTGAGGTTGAGGTAGAACTTCCTTTAAATGAGGAAGGGACCTTAAGAGCAAAAGCATACACAAGACAAAACGATATTGAGTATGATGTTACTGATGTAGAAGGTTATACACATGGTATTGGTTTATCATGGCGAGTAGATTATGACAATACAAAAGAATTGGTTGATAAGTTACTTCAAAGAAGTGATAGAGGTAAGCAAAAGAAAAAAGTTAAAGATAGTTTAAAAGCCGAAAAGAAATTAATCAATATAGGGGCAAGAAAAAAAGATTCTATTCCCAGTAAAGTTAAAAATTAA
- the tsaD gene encoding tRNA (adenosine(37)-N6)-threonylcarbamoyltransferase complex transferase subunit TsaD — MKTNNSTYILAIESSCDDTGVAILHNDKVLCNVVANQEIHSQYGGVVPELASRAHQQNIVPVVAQALKQAGIDKKQLNAIAFTKGPGLMGSLLVGSSFAKSMALALDIPLIGVNHMQAHILAHFINDENQQKPPFPFLCLTISGGHTQIVKITDHFTMEVIGETIDDAVGEAFDKSAKILGLPYPGGPLVDKHAQLGNPNAYIFTKPKTKNPLDFSFSGLKTAILYFIQKQVKENSNFIEENLNDICASIQFTISTILMNKLKKAVKQTGIKHIAIAGGVSANSEIRKVLKEAENKYNWTTYIPKFEYTMDNAAMIGIVGYYKYLDEQFDDLGITASARMKF, encoded by the coding sequence TTGAAAACAAATAATTCAACATATATTTTAGCTATAGAATCATCTTGCGATGACACAGGGGTGGCTATCTTACACAACGACAAAGTATTGTGTAATGTTGTGGCTAATCAAGAAATTCATTCGCAATATGGTGGTGTGGTTCCTGAATTGGCCTCAAGAGCACATCAGCAAAATATTGTACCTGTTGTTGCTCAGGCACTAAAGCAAGCTGGAATTGATAAAAAACAATTAAATGCTATCGCATTTACAAAAGGCCCAGGTTTAATGGGATCTTTATTAGTGGGCAGTTCTTTTGCCAAATCCATGGCTTTAGCCTTAGACATACCACTTATTGGTGTCAACCATATGCAAGCTCATATTTTGGCTCATTTTATAAATGATGAGAATCAACAAAAACCACCTTTTCCCTTTTTATGTTTAACCATAAGTGGAGGGCACACACAAATTGTAAAAATAACTGATCATTTTACGATGGAAGTTATTGGAGAAACCATTGATGATGCCGTTGGTGAAGCTTTCGATAAATCTGCTAAAATTTTAGGCTTGCCTTATCCTGGCGGTCCATTGGTAGACAAACATGCACAATTAGGAAATCCGAATGCTTATATTTTTACAAAACCAAAAACTAAGAATCCACTCGATTTTAGTTTTAGTGGATTAAAAACTGCTATTCTTTATTTTATTCAAAAACAAGTCAAAGAAAACTCTAATTTCATTGAAGAAAACCTAAATGATATCTGTGCTTCTATACAATTTACCATTTCGACTATACTAATGAATAAATTGAAAAAAGCCGTAAAACAGACAGGTATTAAACATATTGCCATTGCTGGAGGAGTTTCTGCAAATTCTGAAATACGAAAAGTTTTAAAGGAAGCTGAAAACAAATATAATTGGACCACCTATATTCCGAAATTTGAATATACCATGGATAATGCTGCTATGATTGGAATAGTGGGGTATTATAAATATTTAGATGAGCAGTTTGATGATTTGGGAATTACGGCAAGTGCGAGGATGAAATTTTAG